A window of Bacillus kexueae genomic DNA:
AATTAACGAAGTAACTGAAGTACTCCTTGTGGTTGCTGATTTGCTTGCGCAAGCATTGATTGTGCTGCTTGAGAGAGGATGTTGTTCTTTGTGAACTCCATCATTTCTTTCGCCATCGTGCGAACATTTGCTTTCACAAATGACTAGACTATCTCTTCACCCTCAGCTTCAACTGTTAGGGGCCGGGCACTTCGGATTCACGATGTCTCTCACCATCGCTTCACCTACGGGTTTCATCACCATGGCTCTCGCTTTAGGTGGTTTACCCTAGTCGTTGAACCTTCTCCAGAGTTTCCTCACAGGAGCTTGGCTGCTCGATTGCCCAATCCTTTGATTTTTCAAGCGCTCACGCTTGCCGTTTCCAGCTACGTTGTCGCATCAAAGGCTCTAAGGGGTTTCCAGCAATTCACCCGGTCGTAATCGCTAGCCGTTTCCAGCTAGGACGACTGTGCCTGTCACTGTCTAGGCAGCTAAGGCATAATCTACGTCACGGATACGAGACTCAGCTGCTGTTAAGTTCTCAGATGCTGTTCCTAAGTTGTTAATTGTGTGTTCTAGACGATTTTGATAAGCACCTAGTTTTGAACGCTCTTGAGAAACTGTTTTAATAGCATTATCAATTACTGCAATAGCATCCGTAGCTTTTGTAGCGTCAGAAATATCTAACGCATACTCAGTTCCAGATGTCACATCTTTTGTAATTTGGTTAGCTGCTCCAGAAGCAAAGACCGAAGATCCAGCACCTCCGTCTGCATCTCCACCGGCAGTAGTGCTAGCTAGACCGAGTGCAACAGCTCTCATATCATTTATTGAAACAGAGAATTGTTGATCAGCATTTGCACCAACTTGGAATGATGCTGTACCGTTTGTTCCATTAGAACCTTCCGCATTTACAGTTGTTACAGGATTTACACCACTTTTAAACTGTACCATTCCTTGACCAGCAGATCCATCATAGGCACCACCAGTAGTAGCAACTATTTGCAAATCTTCACCAGAGCTACCACTAAAGTCAAATTCGGAAATAGAAAGTGAAGGATCTGCACCACGCATTGCTAAAAGCTGTGCTTCAATACGATCTCCAACGTTGCTTGGATCTGTTGTTCCTGTTGCAATAGTAATTGTTTTTGTTGCTGCATTAAAATTGTCACTTGCTCCAGAATTATCATTGGCAGTACCGCTATCCCAAGCAATTGTGTAGTCTGTCCCTCCAATTGTTAAAACTGTACTACCAGTTTGTCCAGCTCCAATTCCTGAAAAATCAAAAGTTACATTAACTTGAGTAGCTCCACTTCCTGCACCAGTTAAATCTCCATTTATTAATTTCTTTGTATTGAACTCAGTATTATTTCCTATTCTATTAATTTCTTCTGTTAACTGGTTCATTTCCTTTTGTAATTCAGTTCTATCATCAGAAGTGTTCGTATCGTTTGATGCTTGAACAGCTAACTCACGCATACGCTGTAAAATTGCGTGTGTTTCGTTTAGTGCACCTTCAGCCGTTTGAATTAAAGAAATACCATCTTGTGCATTACGTGATGCTTGCTCTAACCCACGAACTTGTGCACGCATTTTTTCAGAGATTGCTAATCCGGCTGCATCGTCACCTGCACGGTTAATACGAAGACCAGAAGATAGTTTTTCCATAGACTTTGATGCATTTGCAGAACCTGCAGAAAGTTGGCGGTAAGTATTTAACGCCGCAATGTTGTGGTTAATTCTCATGTTTCATTACCTCCGTGTTTTGATATTTTTTTGTTGGGAACATCCGTTTTCCCAATGTATTTATTAATAACCTCTTTTGAAGAGGGTATTAACCCAAAAACCATAAGCAAAAGGGGATAAAAAAAAGGATGAGTGGCAATGATATTGTGCATCCTGCACATTCAATACCATTGACACTCATCCTTGAGTTAGTAGCAATTTATTTTACAGATTGTTGTGATTTCATGTTCGTTTCATAAACTTCGCCACGCACAATTGGAACATTCTTAGGTGCGTCGATGGCGAGCCGCAAATCACCTTTATTGCTCTTTACAACTTTCACTTTAATATTGTCATTGATTACAACGTATTCACCAGGTTTTCGACCAAGTACAAGCATATAAAGCTCCCCTTTCGCTTTTTTACATATCAAAAATTTCAATCTAAATTTATTTGTTAAATATAGTTCTTTTTACCCATGACAATAATCTTACTATGGATAATGATTTCTTCAAGGAAAACATTTCTACAAATTACGACAAATACCACTACATATAAGTAAAAAAGGATGAGCAAACAAACCTACCTTCTATCTGCATCCTGCA
This region includes:
- a CDS encoding flagellin, which encodes MRINHNIAALNTYRQLSAGSANASKSMEKLSSGLRINRAGDDAAGLAISEKMRAQVRGLEQASRNAQDGISLIQTAEGALNETHAILQRMRELAVQASNDTNTSDDRTELQKEMNQLTEEINRIGNNTEFNTKKLINGDLTGAGSGATQVNVTFDFSGIGAGQTGSTVLTIGGTDYTIAWDSGTANDNSGASDNFNAATKTITIATGTTDPSNVGDRIEAQLLAMRGADPSLSISEFDFSGSSGEDLQIVATTGGAYDGSAGQGMVQFKSGVNPVTTVNAEGSNGTNGTASFQVGANADQQFSVSINDMRAVALGLASTTAGGDADGGAGSSVFASGAANQITKDVTSGTEYALDISDATKATDAIAVIDNAIKTVSQERSKLGAYQNRLEHTINNLGTASENLTAAESRIRDVDYALAA
- a CDS encoding carbon storage regulator, which produces MLVLGRKPGEYVVINDNIKVKVVKSNKGDLRLAIDAPKNVPIVRGEVYETNMKSQQSVK